The following coding sequences are from one Salvia hispanica cultivar TCC Black 2014 chromosome 3, UniMelb_Shisp_WGS_1.0, whole genome shotgun sequence window:
- the LOC125210915 gene encoding ORM1-like protein 2 — MANLYVRAAPTTDLNRNTEWFTYPGVWSTYILILFFSWLIVLSVFACSPGMAWTVVHLSHFFVTYQFFHWKKGTPFAEDQGIYNRLTWWEQIDSGKQLTRNRKFLTVVPIVLYLIASHTTDYQHPMLFFNTLAVFVLVVAKFPHMHKVRIFGINADQ; from the exons ATGGCGAATTTGTACGTTCGGGCGGCGCCGACGACGGATCTAAACCGGAACACCGAATGGTTTACCTACCCCGGCGTCTGGAGCACCTACATCCTTATACTATTCTTCTCTTGGCTCATTGTCCTCTCCGTCTTCGCCTGTTCTCCCGGCATGGCGTGGACCGTCGTTCATCTCTCTCATTTCTTC GTAacatatcaattttttcactGGAAGAAGGGGACTCCATTTGCCGAAGATCAGGGTATCTACAATAGGTTGACTTGGTGGGAGCAAATAGACAGTGGCAAACAACTTACTCGTAATAGGAAGTTCTTGACAGTTGTTCCTATAGTTTT GTACTTGATAGCCTCCCATACTACTGACTATCAACACCCGATGCTCTTCTTCAACACTCTAGCTGTTTTTGTTCTGGTTGTTGCCAAGTTCCCACATATGCATAAAGTCCGCATCTTTGGAATAAATGCAGATCAATGA